A stretch of the Haloarcula ordinaria genome encodes the following:
- a CDS encoding tyrosine-type recombinase/integrase, producing MSVTIAETIESYLTERSSELSDSSVQNHRYQLKQFREWCQGTGEIDKIGELDPIDLSRFRRYRSSDLNSNTMYNQLSVVRLMLRFAHRMGWVEESVPDSIVLPKRDGKSRDRSIDPDRVGALLDELEKYRYASLDHVIMSMLWTTGMRIGTLRGLDVKDVHLDERWVNISHRPEGDTPLKNLEDSEREINLHGWVCEVLRAWIDDRRPVSTGEHGRDPLLSTGNGRIGRSTIRRRVYKLTDCGGIEPGCNCGVERASMCSETVSPHDIRRSSISAWLDRGNDKSLVSGRCDVSPSTIDEHYDVRSEADKRELRRDAFDM from the coding sequence ATGTCCGTCACTATCGCAGAAACGATTGAATCGTACCTGACCGAACGCTCGTCAGAGCTCTCCGACTCAAGCGTCCAAAACCACCGGTACCAGCTCAAGCAGTTTCGTGAGTGGTGCCAAGGGACCGGCGAAATTGACAAGATAGGGGAACTCGACCCTATCGACTTGTCGCGGTTTCGGCGCTACCGTAGCTCAGATCTGAACAGCAACACGATGTACAATCAGCTGTCGGTTGTGAGACTGATGCTGCGGTTCGCGCACCGCATGGGATGGGTCGAAGAATCGGTCCCAGACAGTATCGTCCTCCCAAAGAGAGATGGGAAGTCACGCGACCGAAGCATCGATCCGGACCGCGTCGGTGCTCTCCTTGATGAACTCGAAAAGTACCGATACGCGTCGCTCGATCACGTCATTATGTCGATGCTTTGGACTACCGGAATGCGGATTGGGACGCTACGCGGACTCGATGTGAAAGACGTCCATCTCGACGAACGATGGGTGAACATCTCGCATCGCCCCGAGGGCGACACTCCACTGAAGAATCTAGAAGACTCCGAACGCGAAATCAACCTGCACGGGTGGGTATGCGAAGTCCTGCGGGCGTGGATCGACGACCGGCGGCCAGTAAGCACCGGAGAACATGGCCGCGATCCACTACTCTCCACCGGGAACGGCCGGATAGGTCGATCAACTATTCGCCGACGTGTCTACAAACTTACTGATTGCGGAGGAATCGAACCAGGATGCAACTGTGGTGTGGAACGCGCGTCGATGTGTTCTGAGACGGTGTCACCGCACGATATCCGACGGTCTTCGATATCGGCGTGGTTAGATCGTGGGAACGACAAATCCCTCGTGTCAGGTCGATGTGACGTATCTCCCTCAACTATCGATGAACACTACGATGTCCGGTCAGAAGCAGACAAGCGAGAATTGCGGAGGGACGCGTTCGACATGTGA
- a CDS encoding helix-turn-helix domain-containing protein: MPDSMCEQVEQEMVCEGLLECFHGLKQLDRACFQALVDASDPLTVDEIAEAVDRERSTAYRSVQRLRQSGFIQKEQLNYEHGGYCHVYRPTDPSKIAEQMQRLLNDWYAKMGQLIQEFERKYADETEHRQPIES; the protein is encoded by the coding sequence ATGCCAGATTCGATGTGCGAACAGGTAGAGCAGGAGATGGTGTGTGAGGGGCTGCTGGAGTGCTTCCACGGCCTCAAGCAGCTCGACAGAGCGTGTTTCCAGGCGCTCGTCGACGCATCGGACCCGCTCACTGTCGACGAGATCGCCGAGGCGGTCGACCGCGAGCGCTCGACGGCCTACCGGTCGGTCCAGCGACTCCGCCAGTCGGGGTTCATCCAGAAAGAACAGCTCAACTACGAACACGGCGGCTACTGTCACGTCTACAGGCCGACAGACCCCTCGAAGATAGCCGAACAGATGCAGCGCCTGCTCAACGACTGGTACGCCAAGATGGGACAGCTCATCCAGGAGTTCGAGCGGAAGTACGCCGACGAAACCGAGCACAGGCAACCGATAGAGAGCTAG
- a CDS encoding PAS domain S-box protein, with translation MDQHAGRTGARIGLDIERDRNRELLTEQFSAHEVVEFSGTVPEQVDLCVIDEPALERSTERFGRWRSEESPVFAPVALLSETDATNPWREFDGELSRYVDSVLWIPMPKAQLTARLGNLLQMREFSRELDEEQQLTNLIFESSPLAKLVLEPDGTVVRANTRAGELFDQDPSDLVGQRYDSSDWTPVREDGTVIPLADRPFERVLETGQPVLGDKHLLARPDRDDIWVSVNMAPIRNKSGRVEYVVAAIEDVTVQETQARELERQVDLFEKAQDIAKVGAWEYDFRTDELYVTDEVYRIYGFSADETITPERTLEAFRPADRGTFEEQFQRAIAENERCDLEMRMTTQHGGHRWVRVRGEPQCDDGDVARVRGTIQDITERKQREVELQQMKNAVDRAPIGIILADATQPDNPLTYVNDGFVAQTGYRREEALGRNCRFLQGDGTDEQTVAQLRRKIDAEEPVSVTIRNYRANGSGYWNRVEIAPVRDEDGTVVEYIGFQQDVTDLVQRQQQLQTLDRYLRHNMRNKMTVVNGQAELIRHEGESPITEYAETIEETGEKLLANVETERKITDLLRMEPEPTAVELMPSLRSIADSYGQEYPESTVSLSGPDSVAVRAVPDLPAAFDELVGNAVDHHESATPNVDITVERGESTVSVTIMDDGPPIPEAELDVLLDPDASTQIKHAQGLGLWYVYLLVNHSDGRIQFEERPAGGNAITVELPAAADAP, from the coding sequence ATGGACCAACACGCCGGACGTACGGGCGCTCGAATCGGCCTCGACATCGAGCGGGACCGGAACCGGGAGCTGCTGACCGAGCAGTTCTCCGCTCACGAGGTGGTCGAGTTCTCGGGGACCGTCCCCGAGCAGGTGGACCTCTGTGTCATCGACGAACCCGCGCTGGAACGGTCCACTGAGCGATTTGGCAGATGGCGCTCCGAAGAGTCGCCGGTGTTCGCACCCGTCGCGTTGCTCTCGGAGACGGACGCGACGAACCCGTGGCGCGAGTTCGACGGGGAGCTGTCGCGGTACGTCGATTCGGTCCTCTGGATTCCGATGCCGAAGGCCCAGCTCACGGCACGGCTCGGGAATCTGTTGCAGATGCGTGAGTTCTCTCGGGAACTGGACGAAGAACAGCAGCTGACGAACCTCATATTCGAGTCGAGCCCGCTTGCGAAACTCGTCCTCGAACCCGACGGGACTGTCGTCCGGGCGAACACTCGCGCCGGCGAGCTGTTCGACCAGGACCCATCGGACCTCGTCGGGCAGCGGTACGACAGCAGCGACTGGACGCCCGTTCGGGAGGACGGGACGGTGATTCCACTGGCCGACCGCCCGTTCGAACGGGTCTTGGAGACCGGCCAGCCGGTTTTAGGGGACAAACACCTCCTCGCACGCCCCGACCGTGACGACATCTGGGTGTCGGTGAACATGGCGCCCATCAGGAACAAATCGGGGCGTGTCGAGTACGTCGTCGCGGCGATAGAGGACGTCACCGTCCAGGAGACCCAGGCGAGGGAACTGGAACGACAGGTCGACCTGTTCGAGAAGGCACAGGACATCGCGAAGGTCGGGGCGTGGGAGTACGACTTCCGGACCGACGAGCTGTACGTGACCGACGAGGTCTACCGCATCTACGGGTTCTCGGCCGACGAGACCATCACGCCCGAACGGACCCTCGAAGCGTTCCGTCCCGCGGACCGCGGAACCTTCGAGGAACAGTTCCAACGAGCGATAGCGGAGAACGAACGCTGTGACCTCGAGATGCGGATGACCACCCAGCACGGGGGGCACAGGTGGGTCCGGGTCCGTGGCGAACCACAGTGCGACGACGGTGACGTCGCCCGCGTCCGGGGGACGATACAGGACATCACCGAGCGCAAGCAGCGGGAGGTGGAGCTCCAGCAGATGAAGAACGCGGTCGACAGGGCACCCATCGGAATCATCCTGGCCGACGCGACGCAGCCGGACAACCCGCTCACCTACGTCAACGACGGGTTCGTCGCACAGACAGGGTACCGCCGCGAGGAGGCCCTCGGACGCAACTGCCGGTTCCTACAGGGCGACGGGACCGACGAACAGACGGTGGCGCAGCTCCGCCGGAAAATCGACGCCGAGGAACCGGTTTCAGTCACTATCCGGAACTATCGGGCCAACGGGTCGGGCTACTGGAACCGTGTCGAAATCGCACCGGTTCGGGACGAGGACGGGACTGTCGTCGAATACATCGGTTTCCAGCAGGACGTGACCGACCTGGTCCAGCGCCAACAGCAACTCCAGACCCTCGACCGGTATCTCCGCCACAACATGCGGAACAAGATGACCGTCGTCAACGGCCAGGCCGAGCTCATCAGACACGAAGGGGAGTCTCCCATCACGGAGTACGCCGAGACCATCGAGGAGACGGGCGAGAAACTCCTCGCGAACGTGGAGACGGAGCGGAAGATAACGGACCTGTTGCGGATGGAGCCCGAGCCGACAGCGGTCGAGCTGATGCCCTCGCTCCGGTCGATTGCGGACTCCTACGGACAGGAGTACCCCGAGTCGACGGTCTCGCTGTCGGGACCGGACTCCGTGGCCGTGCGCGCGGTTCCGGACCTGCCGGCCGCGTTCGACGAGCTCGTGGGGAACGCCGTCGACCACCACGAGAGTGCGACGCCGAACGTCGATATCACGGTCGAACGCGGCGAGTCGACTGTCTCCGTGACTATCATGGACGACGGGCCCCCTATCCCGGAGGCGGAACTGGACGTGCTCCTCGACCCGGACGCGTCGACCCAGATAAAGCACGCGCAAGGGTTGGGTCTGTGGTACGTCTACCTGCTCGTGAACCACTCGGATGGCCGGATACAGTTCGAGGAGCGCCCCGCCGGTGGGAACGCGATAACCGTCGAGCTGCCTGCCGCCGCCGACGCCCCGTAG
- a CDS encoding acetamidase/formamidase family protein, producing MSEHIHETLEVDEFTLGLVGPDQEWAGTVADGGTVETHTPAGCWGPMITPSFRGGHEVTQPIYVENAEPGDALVVRIKDVEVTSVATSTGSMAEREGAFGDDPFVDHRCPECDTPWPETVVEGTGEESIRCAECGANASSFGFEYGYTVVFDDDRTVGITVGAEGAHDLAERADEAMALPENSRQHPILLYEPDEMPGTIGRLRPFIGNIGTTPAVELPDSHNAGDFGQFLIGAEHDWGLPDEAALEARTDGHMDSNEVRAGATLVCPVRVDGAGLYVGDLHANQGDGELSLHTTDVSGKTELEVEVIKGLDLDGPLLLPNEADLPHIAKPYSDAEREAGDQLGAEYGVETVHDAAPIQFIGSGATINDATENAFDRASSLLGISEGEVRSRCTFTGGVEIARLPGVVQLTMLAPMDLLDEVGLSETVRSHYGL from the coding sequence ATGTCCGAACATATCCACGAGACGCTCGAGGTCGACGAGTTCACGCTTGGCCTCGTCGGGCCGGACCAGGAGTGGGCGGGGACAGTCGCCGACGGCGGGACGGTCGAGACACACACGCCAGCGGGGTGCTGGGGACCGATGATTACCCCCTCCTTCCGCGGCGGTCACGAGGTGACGCAGCCGATATACGTCGAGAACGCCGAGCCGGGGGACGCACTCGTCGTCCGAATCAAGGACGTCGAGGTGACCAGCGTCGCGACCAGTACCGGCAGCATGGCCGAACGCGAGGGCGCGTTCGGCGACGACCCGTTCGTCGACCACCGGTGCCCGGAGTGTGACACACCGTGGCCCGAGACCGTCGTCGAGGGGACCGGCGAGGAGTCCATCCGGTGTGCCGAGTGCGGGGCGAACGCGTCGTCGTTCGGCTTCGAGTACGGCTACACCGTCGTCTTCGACGACGACCGGACGGTCGGCATCACCGTCGGTGCCGAGGGCGCCCACGACCTCGCGGAGCGGGCCGACGAGGCGATGGCGCTCCCGGAGAACTCCCGCCAGCACCCGATTCTCCTCTACGAGCCGGACGAGATGCCCGGCACGATCGGGCGACTCCGACCGTTCATCGGCAACATCGGGACGACGCCGGCGGTCGAGTTGCCGGACTCGCACAACGCCGGCGACTTCGGGCAGTTCCTCATCGGCGCGGAACACGACTGGGGGCTCCCGGACGAAGCCGCACTCGAGGCCCGGACCGACGGGCACATGGACTCGAACGAGGTGCGCGCCGGTGCGACGCTCGTCTGTCCGGTCCGCGTCGACGGCGCTGGCCTGTACGTCGGTGACCTCCACGCGAACCAGGGCGACGGCGAGCTGTCGCTGCACACGACGGACGTCAGCGGGAAGACGGAACTCGAGGTCGAGGTCATCAAGGGACTCGACCTCGACGGCCCGCTGCTCCTGCCGAATGAAGCAGACCTCCCACACATCGCGAAGCCGTACTCCGACGCCGAACGCGAGGCCGGTGACCAGCTGGGCGCCGAGTACGGCGTCGAGACGGTCCACGACGCCGCGCCCATCCAGTTCATCGGGTCGGGGGCGACCATCAACGACGCGACCGAGAACGCGTTCGACCGCGCCAGTTCGCTGCTGGGAATCTCCGAAGGCGAGGTCCGCTCGCGCTGTACGTTCACCGGTGGGGTGGAGATCGCCCGCCTCCCCGGCGTCGTCCAGCTGACGATGCTCGCGCCGATGGACCTCCTCGACGAGGTCGGCCTCTCGGAGACGGTCCGCTCGCACTACGGTCTCTGA
- a CDS encoding FAD-binding domain-containing protein, with the protein MGESPRPETAPEAPAPPADGPGCIVWHRRHLRTTDHPALTYATREYDTVQPAFVFDPQFYGDDALACDARKRFLHQCLADLQDQYESRGSRLTLAHGDPLTILEAFVDSGWDVVATADPAGRYGRDRDDAAAERCDVTFVDADGLVRGADDTRANWSDQVEAWFTADQETWNEDAVTLQHTATSVSVDAVETAYDVTPQKTDAPRGGTTAARRRLKHFTRHIDEYPGSISAPSDAATGASRLSAYLRFGCLSVRQVYQYVDEHAVDGRGTEMFRSRLYWNRHYNQKLEYWAGWMDTAVNPVLEGFHADTHDPALVKAWKRGETGYPMIDASMRCLQETGWLNFRMRAMCASVLCDLLQQPWRVGADWFYYHLVDADPAINYTQFQTQAGVVGTNMMRIYNPRKQVRDNDPDGEFITRWVPELDALPVAHLAQPEKTPLHVQAECGVSIGDDYPYPVVDYERARQAILNKIDAVQDAALAALSEPEVARRASLSQRGRSDESSSERDSSAPGSGNEDDGDDDSTQSSLSSF; encoded by the coding sequence ATGGGAGAGTCACCGCGTCCAGAGACTGCGCCCGAGGCCCCCGCGCCGCCAGCAGACGGACCCGGGTGCATCGTCTGGCATCGCCGCCATCTCCGAACGACCGACCACCCCGCCCTGACGTACGCCACACGGGAGTACGACACCGTCCAGCCCGCGTTCGTCTTCGACCCGCAGTTCTACGGCGACGACGCCCTGGCCTGCGACGCTCGCAAACGCTTCCTCCACCAGTGCCTCGCGGACCTGCAAGACCAGTACGAGAGCCGTGGCAGCCGACTCACCCTCGCTCACGGCGACCCCCTGACGATACTGGAAGCGTTCGTCGACAGTGGGTGGGACGTCGTCGCGACCGCCGACCCGGCCGGGCGGTACGGACGCGACCGCGACGACGCGGCGGCCGAACGCTGTGATGTGACCTTCGTCGACGCCGACGGGCTGGTGCGAGGCGCCGACGACACCAGAGCGAACTGGAGCGACCAGGTCGAAGCGTGGTTCACCGCCGACCAGGAGACGTGGAACGAGGACGCCGTCACGCTCCAGCACACCGCAACATCGGTCAGTGTCGACGCCGTCGAGACGGCCTACGACGTCACCCCGCAGAAGACCGACGCCCCCCGTGGCGGCACCACGGCCGCACGGAGACGCCTGAAGCATTTCACCCGGCACATAGACGAGTATCCCGGGAGTATCTCGGCACCGTCCGACGCGGCGACCGGCGCCAGTCGGCTCTCGGCGTATCTCAGGTTCGGCTGTCTCTCCGTCCGCCAGGTCTACCAGTACGTCGACGAGCACGCCGTCGACGGCCGTGGGACGGAGATGTTCCGGTCGCGCCTGTACTGGAACCGCCACTACAACCAGAAACTCGAATACTGGGCTGGCTGGATGGACACGGCGGTGAACCCGGTGCTGGAGGGGTTCCACGCGGACACGCACGACCCGGCGCTGGTGAAGGCCTGGAAGCGCGGCGAGACGGGCTATCCGATGATCGACGCCTCGATGCGCTGTCTGCAGGAGACCGGGTGGTTGAACTTCCGGATGCGGGCGATGTGTGCGTCCGTCCTCTGTGACCTGCTGCAGCAACCGTGGCGGGTCGGTGCGGACTGGTTCTACTACCACCTCGTCGACGCCGACCCGGCGATCAATTACACGCAGTTCCAGACCCAGGCGGGCGTCGTCGGGACGAACATGATGCGTATCTACAACCCGCGGAAACAGGTTCGGGACAACGACCCGGACGGGGAGTTCATCACGCGGTGGGTCCCGGAGCTGGACGCGCTGCCGGTGGCACACCTGGCGCAACCAGAGAAGACGCCGCTGCACGTGCAGGCCGAGTGTGGCGTCTCTATCGGCGACGACTACCCGTACCCGGTCGTCGACTACGAGCGGGCGCGACAGGCGATACTGAACAAGATAGACGCCGTGCAAGATGCTGCACTCGCCGCACTCTCCGAGCCGGAGGTGGCCCGGCGGGCGTCGCTCTCACAGCGCGGTCGCTCGGACGAGTCCTCGTCTGAGCGCGATTCGTCGGCTCCAGGGTCCGGAAACGAGGACGACGGGGACGATGACAGCACGCAGAGCTCGCTGTCCTCGTTCTGA
- a CDS encoding aminotransferase class V-fold PLP-dependent enzyme, whose translation MTPGELRADIPALQSGVYLNYGAHGPSPRYVVSAAEAFLETHEFEAPVSDDPYDRAFGAFERTRTEVAGLINAEPDEIALTESTTAGINAVADGLDLPDDAVVVRTDLEHPAGTLPWQRLERESADVRVVQTEQGRVDLDAFQAAVAGADVACFSAVTWTHGTRLPVAELVDIARDAGAFTLVDAVQVPGQMPMDVESWGADAVAAAGHKWLLGLWGGGFLYVDGDAASDLEPRTVGYRSVETPTADPFTFKPGARRFEVGSANPAAHVALGEAIGALSEVGIERLESRIERLATRFVEQIPPDRLLSPASPESGLVAIDVDDPEATVERLRTEGIVVRALPSPNAVRASIHAVNTGDEVDRLAAALSREF comes from the coding sequence ATGACGCCGGGTGAACTCCGTGCGGACATCCCCGCGCTCCAGTCGGGCGTGTATCTGAACTACGGGGCGCACGGGCCAAGCCCACGGTACGTCGTCTCGGCCGCCGAGGCGTTTCTCGAAACACACGAGTTCGAGGCCCCGGTGAGTGATGACCCGTACGACCGGGCGTTCGGGGCCTTCGAGCGGACACGGACCGAGGTTGCGGGCTTGATCAACGCCGAGCCCGACGAAATCGCATTGACCGAGAGTACCACGGCGGGCATCAACGCCGTGGCCGACGGGCTGGACCTGCCGGACGACGCCGTCGTGGTCCGTACCGACCTCGAACACCCGGCCGGAACGCTCCCGTGGCAGCGGCTCGAGCGGGAGAGCGCAGACGTCAGAGTCGTCCAGACCGAGCAGGGGCGAGTCGACCTCGACGCGTTCCAGGCGGCCGTGGCCGGCGCCGACGTCGCCTGCTTTAGCGCGGTCACGTGGACGCACGGGACCAGGCTCCCAGTCGCCGAACTGGTCGACATCGCTCGGGACGCCGGCGCGTTCACGCTCGTCGACGCCGTACAGGTCCCGGGACAGATGCCGATGGACGTCGAGTCGTGGGGAGCCGATGCGGTGGCCGCCGCCGGCCACAAGTGGTTGCTCGGACTCTGGGGCGGCGGGTTCCTCTACGTCGACGGCGACGCTGCGTCGGACCTCGAACCCCGAACGGTCGGCTACCGGAGCGTCGAGACGCCGACGGCCGACCCGTTCACGTTCAAGCCGGGTGCCCGTCGGTTCGAGGTCGGGTCGGCCAACCCGGCTGCCCACGTCGCGCTCGGCGAGGCAATCGGGGCACTCTCCGAGGTGGGTATCGAGCGACTCGAATCGCGAATCGAACGACTAGCGACGCGGTTCGTCGAACAGATTCCGCCGGACCGACTGCTCAGCCCCGCATCACCGGAGTCCGGTCTGGTGGCCATCGACGTCGACGACCCGGAGGCGACCGTCGAACGGCTCCGGACCGAGGGCATCGTCGTGCGGGCCTTGCCGTCCCCGAACGCAGTGCGAGCGTCTATCCACGCCGTCAACACCGGCGACGAGGTCGACCGTCTCGCGGCGGCACTCTCACGGGAGTTCTGA
- a CDS encoding ATPase domain-containing protein yields MDIEALSKVPTGTPGLDDVLHGGVPEGQTTIVTGGAGTGKTILALQFLAAGEHSLYVGFEERERELRRNADALGIDLSNVTIRDLSPGGDVFFTDDSYTVFPSEEVDGEELIDQIATELEENDIDRLVIDPLSELHSLLPDDFQFRRKITSLFNALTDRDVTTVCTAKPAETPSEDDLQFLGTSVIELQRTTDRRTLEVTKYRGSGFENGVHTYRIHSDTGGRVYPKLVPGDHQQEHDRSQLPSDVVGLDELLHGGIARGSVTVISGPSGVGKTTTGSQFLQAAASRGERSLLYLFEELRDDYLHRSSKLGMNVESLADAGDLEVEAVEALTQSPDEFATHVREAVEERDVEFVMLDGIVGYRQGLRGDESPDALARELHALCRYLKRMGVTVVLIEEVQYVTGEFSPTAHDISYLADNIIFLRYLETDGELRKAIGVLKNRYGDFENSLRTLSIESDAGIRVGDPISGYHGLLTGIAEPTDRPERDDTSY; encoded by the coding sequence ATGGATATCGAGGCGCTCTCTAAGGTACCAACCGGGACTCCCGGGTTGGACGACGTGCTGCACGGTGGGGTCCCAGAGGGGCAGACGACTATCGTCACCGGGGGGGCTGGAACGGGGAAGACCATCCTCGCGTTGCAGTTCCTTGCCGCGGGCGAACACAGCCTGTACGTCGGCTTCGAAGAGCGGGAACGGGAGCTCCGCCGCAACGCCGACGCGCTGGGCATCGACCTCTCGAACGTGACTATCCGGGACCTCAGCCCGGGCGGCGACGTGTTCTTCACCGACGACTCCTACACCGTGTTCCCCAGCGAGGAGGTCGACGGTGAGGAACTCATCGACCAGATCGCGACGGAACTCGAGGAGAACGACATCGACCGACTCGTCATCGACCCGCTCTCGGAGCTCCATTCGCTGCTCCCCGACGACTTCCAGTTCCGCCGGAAGATCACCTCGCTGTTCAACGCACTCACCGACCGTGACGTCACGACCGTCTGCACCGCGAAACCGGCCGAGACCCCCTCAGAGGACGACCTCCAGTTCCTCGGGACGAGCGTCATCGAGCTCCAGCGCACGACCGACCGCCGAACGCTCGAGGTGACGAAGTACCGCGGGTCCGGGTTCGAAAACGGCGTTCACACGTACCGGATTCACTCGGACACTGGCGGTCGGGTCTATCCCAAGCTGGTCCCGGGCGACCACCAGCAGGAACACGACCGGTCACAGCTGCCCTCAGACGTCGTCGGGCTCGACGAGTTGCTCCACGGCGGCATCGCGCGTGGCTCCGTCACCGTCATCTCGGGGCCCTCCGGCGTCGGGAAGACCACGACCGGCTCGCAGTTCCTGCAGGCCGCCGCCAGCCGTGGCGAGCGGTCGCTCCTGTATCTCTTCGAGGAACTCCGCGACGACTACCTCCATCGCTCGTCGAAACTCGGGATGAACGTCGAGTCGCTCGCAGACGCAGGCGACCTCGAGGTCGAAGCGGTCGAAGCGCTCACCCAGAGTCCCGACGAGTTCGCCACCCACGTCAGAGAAGCCGTCGAGGAGCGCGACGTCGAGTTCGTCATGCTCGACGGTATCGTGGGCTACCGCCAGGGACTGCGTGGCGACGAGTCGCCCGACGCGCTGGCTCGAGAGCTCCACGCCCTCTGTCGCTACCTCAAGCGGATGGGCGTGACCGTCGTACTCATCGAGGAGGTCCAGTACGTTACCGGCGAGTTCTCGCCGACGGCCCACGACATCAGCTACCTCGCGGACAACATCATCTTCCTGCGGTACCTCGAGACTGACGGCGAGCTGCGGAAAGCGATCGGCGTCCTGAAGAACCGATACGGCGACTTCGAGAACTCGCTTCGGACGCTCTCCATCGAATCAGACGCCGGGATACGAGTCGGTGACCCCATCTCTGGCTACCACGGCCTCCTGACAGGTATCGCGGAGCCTACCGACCGGCCGGAGCGGGACGACACGTCGTACTGA
- a CDS encoding ubiquitin-like small modifier protein 1: MELQVYGPLRSATGEKRVELQVDAETVGDLVDAFVTEYPRTASQLLDEEGAIRPSVRIMVDGERATLDRPVADDQAVKVFPAMRGG; encoded by the coding sequence ATGGAGCTCCAGGTGTACGGGCCACTGCGCAGTGCAACAGGTGAGAAGCGGGTCGAACTGCAGGTCGACGCCGAGACGGTCGGCGACCTCGTCGACGCGTTCGTGACCGAGTACCCACGGACGGCGTCACAACTTCTCGACGAGGAGGGTGCGATCCGCCCGAGCGTCCGTATCATGGTCGACGGCGAGCGAGCGACGCTCGACCGTCCGGTCGCGGACGACCAGGCAGTGAAGGTCTTTCCCGCGATGCGGGGCGGCTGA